The Listeria welshimeri serovar 6b str. SLCC5334 genome has a window encoding:
- a CDS encoding class I SAM-dependent rRNA methyltransferase, producing the protein MNNSIKVKVFPKFTKGYKEGYPLILKERMEKWPKEIQEGDIVDLIDTNGHFIARGYHGKQNKGDGWLFTWDKKVELDETFFTNLITAAMEKRQFLFADESTNAFRIFNGEGDGFGGFTADYYDGFLVIQWYSVSVYSFQKMILEIFLSLPEIKGIYEKRRFQEDKQDDFVAGKEATFPLIIKENGINYATYLDDGWMTGIFLDQRDVRRRISEDYAVSKNVLNTFSYTGAFSVAALFGGASKTTSVDVAGRSLSKTKEQLEVNGLDPSEQAIIVEDVFHYFKYAARKQLTFDLVVVDPPSFARTKKVTFRAAKDYPAMLREIIDITAPNGTIIASTNYAGFGMKAFKKLIAEAFQTSDRTYKIVETHSLPADFTVNKNFPEGNYLKVLFLTLDI; encoded by the coding sequence ATGAATAATTCGATTAAAGTAAAGGTGTTTCCAAAATTCACAAAAGGATATAAAGAAGGTTATCCTCTCATTCTTAAAGAACGGATGGAAAAATGGCCTAAGGAAATCCAAGAAGGCGATATAGTAGATTTAATTGATACTAATGGTCATTTTATTGCTCGTGGTTATCATGGCAAACAAAATAAAGGAGACGGTTGGCTTTTTACGTGGGATAAAAAAGTAGAACTTGATGAAACTTTTTTCACCAATTTAATTACTGCCGCTATGGAAAAACGCCAATTCCTATTTGCTGATGAATCTACTAACGCTTTTCGAATTTTTAATGGGGAAGGCGATGGTTTTGGCGGATTTACTGCGGATTACTATGACGGATTTCTTGTCATTCAGTGGTATAGTGTCAGCGTCTATTCATTCCAGAAAATGATTCTTGAAATCTTCTTATCCTTACCAGAAATCAAAGGAATATACGAAAAAAGACGTTTTCAAGAAGACAAACAAGATGATTTCGTCGCTGGTAAAGAAGCAACATTCCCTCTTATTATTAAAGAAAATGGGATAAATTATGCAACTTACTTAGATGATGGTTGGATGACTGGTATTTTCCTTGATCAACGTGATGTCAGAAGACGAATTAGTGAAGACTATGCCGTTTCCAAAAATGTTCTCAATACTTTTTCTTACACTGGCGCTTTTTCTGTAGCAGCACTATTCGGTGGCGCTAGTAAAACAACAAGTGTGGATGTTGCTGGGCGTTCGTTAAGCAAAACAAAAGAGCAGCTAGAAGTAAATGGACTTGATCCTAGCGAGCAAGCTATTATTGTAGAAGATGTTTTTCATTATTTTAAATATGCAGCACGAAAACAATTAACATTTGATTTAGTTGTCGTTGATCCACCAAGCTTCGCGCGCACAAAAAAAGTAACCTTTCGTGCAGCGAAAGATTACCCAGCTATGCTTCGTGAAATTATTGATATTACTGCGCCAAACGGTACAATCATTGCTTCTACAAACTACGCAGGATTTGGGATGAAAGCTTTTAAAAAATTAATTGCAGAAGCTTTTCAAACAAGCGATCGTACGTATAAAATCGTTGAAACACATTCACTTCCTGCTGATTTTACAGTAAATAAAAACTTTCCTGAAGGGAATTATTTAAAAGTACTTTTTCTTACTTTAGATATTTAA
- a CDS encoding threonine/serine exporter family protein, producing MDLIWTIMIQLVLSYVATVTFAIITNVPKRALNACGITGTFGWMAYWTLMQMDSGTGASSLAGAFVVAVLSHFFAKYKKMPITIFNVPGIVPLVPGGLAYQAVRNFVLGDYTEAIGFSVQVTVVAGAIAAGLMLSEVFNHSIRAFRGRKERI from the coding sequence ATGGATTTAATTTGGACAATTATGATTCAATTAGTGCTGAGTTATGTTGCGACTGTGACCTTTGCGATTATTACAAATGTGCCTAAAAGAGCGCTAAATGCTTGTGGTATTACTGGGACATTTGGTTGGATGGCGTATTGGACTTTAATGCAAATGGACTCTGGAACGGGCGCTTCTTCTCTAGCCGGAGCTTTTGTTGTTGCAGTACTTAGTCACTTTTTTGCCAAATATAAAAAAATGCCTATCACAATATTTAATGTTCCTGGAATTGTTCCGCTTGTTCCTGGTGGACTTGCCTATCAAGCTGTGCGAAATTTTGTGTTAGGTGACTATACAGAAGCAATTGGTTTTTCTGTTCAAGTAACAGTGGTTGCAGGCGCTATTGCAGCCGGCTTAATGCTATCTGAAGTGTTTAATCATAGTATCAGAGCTTTTCGGGGACGTAAAGAGCGGATTTAA
- a CDS encoding MucBP domain-containing protein, with amino-acid sequence MNKKLGLFLFAVLLTFGGFLLGNSPVYAAESDTSNITYKYVDFDTLTKEQKNSIIKGNPTETLNKDYENYSFVYKKNTAGDSANTDNNSAGGSKDKGYLVNENSPSGNASNNGKALIKTGDVGPDIYLIMLGFVLVGSGIGLLTLKKRHAKQFLLFLILFGGGSLMIGSIAQAAETSNLKPQETTTVAKGTKETKKPGNIEGYTYVGYIHTSKNDTKPTPLPNPVPVEQGTVTVNYQDEQGNSLAPTETLKGDIGETYTTVQKDITGYDFKEVQGDATGEFTTKAQVVTYIYAQTPTPVEQGTVTVNYQDEQGNAVAPTETLKGDIGETYTTVQKNITGYDFKEVQGNTTGEFTTKAQVVTYIYAKTVTPVEQGTVTVNYQDEQGNSLAPTETLKGDVGTTYTTAQKGITGYDFKEVQGNATGEFTKESQVVTYIYTQTPVPAANLTIKYLDENGNQIHEPKIISGNVGDPYDVTGDLNKLQIEGYTIDTTKLPANATGVLSNDQIQVIYVYNKNPLADVKITVKFVDQDGNPFMVPDLTTYQDGDFVPFYSNLDQYKVQLDYNQQIYNQNQVVPDIVIPGKEGDAYSLPKEMNFNIMDDKGNIIDYLIAPDADDTARGIMKFYNGISIPENREGTLKDKDIVVTYRIIPYDIYRPAP; translated from the coding sequence ATGAACAAAAAGTTAGGTTTGTTTTTGTTCGCAGTATTATTAACGTTCGGCGGATTTCTTTTAGGAAATTCACCAGTATATGCTGCAGAGAGTGATACAAGTAATATCACATACAAATACGTTGATTTTGATACATTAACGAAAGAACAAAAAAACAGCATTATTAAGGGGAATCCAACCGAAACCCTAAACAAAGATTATGAGAACTATTCATTCGTTTACAAAAAAAATACTGCCGGAGATTCTGCTAATACAGATAATAATTCAGCAGGAGGAAGTAAGGATAAAGGTTATTTAGTTAATGAAAATAGCCCATCTGGGAACGCATCCAACAATGGAAAAGCATTAATAAAAACCGGTGATGTAGGACCAGATATTTATTTAATTATGCTCGGTTTTGTTTTAGTAGGAAGCGGTATTGGACTACTAACTTTGAAAAAAAGACATGCCAAACAGTTTTTATTATTCCTAATTCTATTTGGCGGTGGTAGCTTAATGATTGGTTCTATTGCGCAAGCAGCAGAAACAAGCAATTTAAAACCACAAGAAACAACGACTGTCGCAAAAGGCACCAAAGAAACGAAAAAACCTGGAAACATCGAAGGTTACACTTATGTGGGCTATATTCATACAAGTAAAAATGATACAAAGCCAACCCCACTACCAAATCCAGTACCAGTGGAACAAGGAACTGTCACAGTAAATTATCAAGATGAACAAGGCAATTCTCTAGCACCAACTGAAACACTAAAAGGTGACATTGGAGAAACCTACACAACTGTTCAAAAAGATATTACAGGTTACGATTTTAAAGAAGTACAAGGTGATGCAACTGGCGAATTTACAACAAAAGCGCAAGTTGTAACGTACATTTACGCTCAAACACCTACACCAGTAGAACAAGGAACCGTCACTGTAAATTATCAAGATGAACAAGGAAACGCCGTAGCGCCAACTGAAACACTAAAAGGTGACATTGGAGAAACCTACACAACTGTTCAAAAAAATATTACAGGCTATGACTTTAAAGAAGTACAAGGTAACACAACAGGCGAATTCACAACGAAAGCACAAGTTGTAACGTACATTTACGCTAAAACAGTTACACCAGTAGAACAAGGAACCGTCACTGTAAATTACCAAGATGAACAAGGAAATTCTCTAGCACCAACTGAAACATTAAAAGGTGATGTTGGAACAACCTACACAACGGCTCAAAAAGGTATTACAGGCTATGACTTTAAAGAAGTACAAGGTAACGCAACTGGCGAATTTACTAAAGAATCGCAAGTTGTAACGTATATTTACACTCAAACGCCTGTCCCTGCTGCAAACCTAACTATTAAATACCTTGATGAAAATGGGAATCAAATCCATGAACCAAAAATAATCAGCGGGAATGTGGGAGATCCTTACGATGTAACAGGAGATCTTAATAAACTTCAGATTGAAGGTTATACGATTGATACAACTAAATTACCAGCCAATGCAACAGGCGTTTTATCAAACGATCAAATCCAAGTAATCTATGTTTACAATAAAAATCCATTAGCTGATGTGAAGATAACAGTTAAATTTGTTGACCAAGATGGTAATCCATTTATGGTACCAGATTTAACAACCTATCAAGATGGTGATTTTGTTCCTTTTTATTCTAATTTAGACCAATATAAAGTGCAATTAGATTACAACCAACAAATATATAATCAAAATCAGGTGGTACCAGATATAGTTATTCCAGGCAAAGAAGGCGATGCATACTCTTTACCTAAAGAAATGAATTTTAATATAATGGATGACAAGGGGAATATTATTGATTATCTTATTGCTCCAGATGCAGACGATACTGCTAGAGGGATTATGAAATTCTATAACGGAATTTCAATACCTGAAAATCGGGAAGGAACCTTAAAGGATAAGGATATAGTAGTCACTTATAGAATTATACCATATGATATCTATAGGCCAGCTCCTTGA
- a CDS encoding threonine/serine exporter family protein produces the protein MSNETTDYLLETCLMAGKIMMESGAEMYRVEDTMNRIATIASNKKGISFVTPTGIFMSLEGERNVQLQQIPTRTINLEKVSMVNEFSRDFAEKRISLKELHTKLVNLDKDVRYFPIWLQIIAASLVSGSLMVIFGGGWFDFIPTCIIGAIGFIIFYYTQIFMKVKFLAEFLASLSVGLLAVITISIGWGINLDTMIIGGVMPLVPGVPITNAVRDLIAGHLLSGMARGTEALLTSCAIGIGIAVVFRFFL, from the coding sequence GTGTCGAATGAAACAACAGATTACTTGCTCGAAACTTGCTTAATGGCAGGTAAAATAATGATGGAGAGCGGCGCTGAAATGTATCGTGTAGAAGATACAATGAACCGCATCGCAACCATCGCCAGTAATAAAAAAGGAATTAGTTTTGTTACGCCAACTGGGATTTTTATGTCTTTAGAAGGTGAGCGTAATGTGCAATTACAGCAAATCCCGACAAGAACGATTAATTTAGAAAAAGTATCGATGGTCAATGAATTTTCTAGAGATTTCGCCGAAAAGAGAATTTCCTTGAAAGAATTACATACAAAACTTGTTAATTTAGATAAAGATGTTCGTTACTTCCCTATTTGGTTGCAAATAATTGCAGCTTCACTTGTTAGTGGATCATTGATGGTCATTTTTGGTGGGGGCTGGTTTGATTTTATTCCAACTTGCATCATTGGAGCTATTGGCTTTATCATTTTTTATTATACGCAGATTTTTATGAAGGTGAAATTTTTGGCTGAATTTTTAGCTTCATTGAGTGTTGGACTTTTAGCTGTAATAACTATTTCCATTGGTTGGGGTATAAATTTAGACACAATGATTATTGGTGGCGTGATGCCGCTTGTTCCCGGTGTACCAATTACGAATGCGGTGCGGGATTTGATTGCTGGGCATTTGCTTAGTGGAATGGCACGCGGAACGGAAGCGCTACTTACTTCTTGTGCAATAGGAATTGGAATCGCGGTTGTGTTCCGCTTTTTCTTATAA
- a CDS encoding MucBP domain-containing protein produces the protein MNKKLGLFLFAVLLTFGGFLLGNSPVYAAEGDTSSITYKYVDFDTLTTEQKNSIIKGNPTETLNNDFENYSFVYQKNTSGDSASTDNNAAGGSNGNGNSVDGNSTSGNASSGNSLIKTGDVGPDIYLIMLGFVLVGGGIGLLTLKKRHAKQLLLFLIVFGGGSIMIGSIAQAVENSNLKPQETTTVTKGTKETKKPGNIEGYTYVGYIHTSKNDTTPTPPVEQGTVTVNYQDEQGNSVAPSETLKGEVGKTYKTVQKDVEGYDFKEVQGNATGEFTTKAQVVNYIYAKTVTPVEQGTVTVNYQDEQGNTVAPTETLKGDVGETYTTVQKDVEGYDFKEVQGNTTGEFTKESQVVTYVYTQIPVPAANLTIEYLDENGNQIHEPKIISGNVGDPYDVTGDLDKLQIEGYTIDTTKLPANATGVLSNEPIQVIYVYNKNPLADVKITVKFVDYQGNPFTVPDFSILKDGAFVPLYPNLDQYKVQLDYNRQTYNQNQVVPDIVIPGKEGDTYSLPAKMNFNIIDDKGNSVPYLISQDEDEGSSGVINWSNITSIPNNREGTLTDQDIVVTYKIETYTIIMPAP, from the coding sequence ATGAACAAAAAATTAGGTCTGTTTTTGTTCGCGGTATTGCTAACGTTCGGCGGATTTCTTTTAGGAAATTCTCCAGTATATGCCGCAGAAGGAGATACAAGTAGTATCACCTACAAATACGTTGATTTCGATACATTAACGACTGAACAAAAAAATAGTATCATCAAAGGGAACCCAACTGAGACTCTCAACAACGATTTTGAGAACTATTCCTTCGTTTACCAAAAAAATACTTCTGGAGATTCTGCCAGTACAGATAATAATGCAGCAGGAGGAAGTAATGGTAACGGAAATTCAGTTGATGGAAATAGTACTTCTGGGAACGCATCCAGTGGAAATTCTTTAATAAAAACCGGTGATGTGGGACCAGATATTTATTTAATCATGCTTGGTTTTGTCTTAGTGGGAGGCGGGATTGGACTGCTAACTTTGAAAAAAAGACATGCCAAACAACTGTTGTTATTCCTAATCGTATTCGGCGGTGGTAGCATAATGATTGGTTCCATTGCTCAAGCGGTGGAAAACAGCAATTTAAAACCACAAGAAACAACGACCGTCACAAAAGGCACTAAAGAAACGAAAAAACCTGGAAACATCGAAGGTTACACTTATGTGGGCTATATTCATACAAGTAAAAATGATACGACGCCAACACCACCAGTGGAACAAGGAACTGTCACAGTGAATTACCAAGATGAACAAGGAAACTCCGTAGCGCCAAGTGAAACACTAAAAGGTGAGGTTGGAAAAACCTACAAAACGGTACAAAAAGACGTTGAAGGTTACGACTTTAAAGAAGTACAAGGGAACGCAACTGGCGAATTTACAACAAAAGCGCAAGTTGTAAACTATATTTACGCTAAAACAGTTACACCAGTAGAACAAGGAACCGTCACAGTCAATTACCAAGATGAACAAGGAAACACCGTAGCGCCAACTGAAACGTTAAAAGGTGATGTTGGAGAAACCTACACAACTGTTCAAAAAGACGTTGAAGGCTATGACTTTAAAGAAGTACAAGGTAACACAACAGGCGAATTTACTAAAGAATCGCAAGTTGTAACGTATGTTTACACTCAAATACCTGTACCTGCTGCGAACCTAACTATTGAATATCTTGATGAAAATGGAAATCAAATCCATGAACCAAAAATAATCAGCGGGAATGTGGGAGATCCTTACGATGTAACAGGAGATCTTGATAAACTTCAGATTGAAGGTTACACGATTGATACAACTAAATTACCAGCCAATGCAACTGGCGTACTATCGAATGAACCAATCCAAGTAATCTATGTTTACAATAAAAATCCATTAGCTGATGTGAAGATAACAGTTAAATTTGTGGATTATCAAGGGAATCCATTTACTGTACCGGATTTTTCCATATTAAAAGATGGTGCATTTGTGCCGCTTTATCCTAATCTAGATCAATATAAGGTACAATTAGATTACAACAGACAAACATATAATCAAAACCAAGTAGTACCCGATATTGTTATCCCTGGAAAAGAAGGAGATACGTACTCTTTACCAGCAAAAATGAATTTCAATATAATTGATGACAAAGGAAATAGTGTTCCATATCTTATTTCTCAAGATGAGGATGAAGGTTCATCTGGGGTTATTAATTGGTCTAACATCACATCAATACCTAATAATCGAGAAGGAACCTTAACGGATCAAGATATTGTAGTCACTTATAAAATTGAAACATATACCATCATTATGCCGGCTCCGTGA
- a CDS encoding invasion associated endopeptidase produces the protein MKKATIAATAGIAVTAFAAPTIASASTVVVEAGDTLWGIAQSKGTTVDALKKANNLTSDKIVPGQKLQVTEVASEKTEKSVSATWLNVRSGAGVDNSIVTSLKGGTKVTVEAAESNGWNKISYGEGKTGYVNGKYLGDAVTSAPVAKQEVKQETTKQTAPAAETKTEVKQSTPAPTAPKAAETKTAPVVDTNATTHTVKSGDTIWALSVKYGASVQDLMSWNNLSSSSIYVGQKIAVKQSAAKTAAPKAEVKTEAPAVEKETSTPVVKENTNTTVKKEVTTQTQTNTTKAPAQAAKPAPAPAPAPTVNTNASTYTVKSGDSLSKIANTFGTSVSKIKALNNLTSDNLQVGTVLKVKGTVPTTNTNNNSNTTAPTTNTSNNNTSSNTSTPSKNTNTNTNQGSSNSASASALIAEAQKHLGKAYSWGGNGPTTFDCSGFTSYVFAKSGISLPRTSGAQYASTSRISESQAKPGDLVFFDYGSGIAHVGIYVGNGQMINAQDNGVKYDNIHGSGWGKYLVGFGRV, from the coding sequence ATGAAAAAAGCAACTATCGCGGCTACAGCCGGGATTGCGGTTACAGCATTTGCTGCACCAACTATCGCATCCGCAAGCACTGTAGTAGTTGAAGCTGGAGATACTCTTTGGGGTATTGCTCAAAGTAAAGGGACAACTGTTGACGCACTTAAAAAAGCAAACAATCTAACATCTGATAAAATCGTACCTGGTCAAAAATTACAAGTAACTGAGGTAGCTAGCGAAAAAACAGAGAAATCTGTTAGCGCTACTTGGTTAAATGTTCGTTCTGGTGCTGGAGTTGACAATAGTATTGTTACTTCCCTAAAAGGCGGTACAAAAGTAACTGTCGAAGCAGCTGAATCCAATGGCTGGAATAAAATTTCTTATGGCGAAGGAAAAACTGGTTATGTTAATGGCAAATACTTAGGTGATGCTGTGACAAGTGCTCCTGTTGCTAAACAAGAAGTAAAACAAGAAACGACAAAACAAACTGCACCTGCTGCAGAAACTAAAACAGAAGTGAAACAATCAACACCTGCCCCTACTGCTCCAAAAGCAGCGGAAACTAAAACAGCACCAGTAGTAGATACTAATGCTACTACTCATACTGTAAAAAGCGGTGACACAATTTGGGCGTTATCCGTTAAATACGGCGCTTCAGTTCAAGATTTAATGTCATGGAATAATTTATCTTCTTCTTCTATTTATGTAGGACAAAAAATTGCTGTTAAACAAAGCGCTGCTAAAACTGCTGCTCCAAAAGCAGAAGTGAAAACAGAAGCTCCAGCAGTTGAAAAAGAAACTTCTACTCCAGTGGTAAAAGAAAATACAAATACTACAGTGAAAAAAGAAGTAACTACACAAACACAAACAAACACTACTAAAGCGCCTGCTCAAGCTGCAAAACCAGCTCCGGCTCCAGCGCCTGCACCAACAGTTAACACAAATGCATCTACTTATACTGTAAAAAGTGGTGATTCTCTAAGTAAGATTGCTAACACATTTGGAACAAGCGTTTCCAAAATCAAAGCACTTAATAACTTAACTAGCGATAATCTACAAGTTGGAACTGTGTTAAAAGTGAAAGGTACTGTACCAACTACTAACACAAACAATAACAGTAATACAACTGCACCAACAACAAATACAAGCAACAACAATACTAGCTCTAATACAAGTACTCCTTCAAAAAACACAAACACAAATACTAACCAAGGTTCAAGCAACAGCGCAAGTGCAAGTGCTCTTATAGCTGAAGCTCAAAAACATCTTGGAAAAGCTTATTCATGGGGCGGAAACGGACCAACTACATTTGATTGTTCTGGTTTCACTTCTTATGTTTTTGCTAAATCTGGTATTTCTCTTCCTCGTACATCTGGCGCGCAATATGCTAGTACATCAAGAATCTCTGAATCTCAAGCAAAACCTGGTGATTTAGTATTCTTTGATTATGGTAGCGGAATTGCTCACGTTGGTATCTATGTAGGAAATGGTCAAATGATTAACGCACAAGACAATGGCGTTAAATACGATAATATCCACGGTTCAGGCTGGGGTAAATATCTAGTTGGCTTTGGTCGTGTATAA
- a CDS encoding GntR family transcriptional regulator produces the protein MAQNQTKYSFIAEEIRKRIMNHAYPLNQPIPDEITLAKEFDCSRMTMKKALEVLVLEGLLYRKRGHGTFIIKSALDADRLQIHNQEVNGFTKLLDGKKVISKVIEFKVIFPTEEIAERLHIELETPIYDILRVRLVKEEPYVLEHTYMPVGVIPGINQQILEGSIYSYIQDELKLKIASSYKQIRADKATLLDQQYLDCASDDPVVEVEQTVYLNNGLAFEFSKSRHRYDKFVFTTVNIARR, from the coding sequence GTGGCTCAGAACCAGACAAAATATAGCTTTATTGCTGAAGAAATCCGCAAAAGAATTATGAATCACGCCTATCCGCTTAATCAACCTATTCCTGATGAGATAACTTTGGCGAAAGAGTTTGATTGTAGTCGAATGACAATGAAAAAAGCGCTTGAAGTACTTGTACTTGAAGGTTTACTTTACCGAAAACGTGGACATGGTACTTTCATTATTAAATCGGCACTGGACGCGGATCGCTTGCAAATCCACAATCAAGAAGTAAATGGTTTCACAAAACTTTTAGATGGAAAAAAAGTTATTAGTAAAGTAATCGAGTTTAAAGTCATTTTTCCAACAGAAGAAATTGCAGAACGTCTTCATATTGAACTGGAAACGCCGATTTATGATATTCTTCGCGTGCGTTTAGTAAAAGAGGAACCCTACGTGTTAGAACATACGTATATGCCAGTTGGTGTGATTCCGGGAATTAATCAACAAATCTTAGAAGGCTCGATATACTCCTATATTCAAGACGAACTTAAACTTAAGATTGCGAGTTCCTATAAACAAATTCGTGCAGATAAAGCCACATTACTTGACCAGCAGTACCTCGACTGCGCTTCTGACGATCCTGTTGTCGAAGTGGAACAAACCGTTTATTTGAATAATGGCCTCGCTTTTGAGTTTTCGAAGTCGCGTCACCGTTATGATAAATTTGTGTTTACAACAGTCAATATAGCGAGACGATAA
- a CDS encoding alpha/beta hydrolase: MYAYDIYEPIGRKEGKIFPVIFALHGFGGDELDMAGRLELLMDRFVVVSMRGDVEYGPSFGFYHMVTEGDPNAHEVDYTSLRVAEFINNVCKKYDSIDAKQIFLAGFDQGAVLTTSIMHSYGGRYKAAAILSGRMPHYLSERPVNLMLKDKPIFIGHGLEDAVIQIAEADEIAKFFEKMGCKVEKHSYFIGHNINEAEEDDLYDWFESFLPNQPVKK; encoded by the coding sequence ATGTACGCTTACGATATTTATGAACCAATTGGGAGAAAAGAAGGCAAAATTTTTCCAGTAATTTTTGCACTTCATGGCTTTGGCGGCGATGAGCTGGATATGGCTGGACGTTTAGAATTGTTAATGGATCGATTTGTTGTTGTTTCCATGCGTGGAGATGTGGAATATGGCCCAAGTTTTGGGTTCTATCACATGGTAACGGAAGGTGATCCAAATGCGCATGAGGTTGATTATACAAGCTTACGAGTAGCAGAATTTATCAATAATGTGTGTAAGAAGTATGATTCAATTGATGCAAAGCAAATTTTTCTAGCTGGTTTTGATCAAGGTGCCGTACTTACTACTTCCATTATGCACAGTTACGGAGGTCGGTACAAAGCAGCGGCAATCTTAAGTGGTCGTATGCCGCATTATTTATCCGAAAGACCTGTCAATTTAATGTTAAAAGATAAACCAATCTTTATTGGCCATGGTTTAGAAGATGCTGTTATTCAAATAGCTGAAGCGGATGAAATTGCTAAATTCTTTGAAAAAATGGGTTGCAAAGTTGAAAAACATAGCTATTTCATTGGACATAATATAAACGAAGCAGAAGAAGATGACTTATATGATTGGTTTGAAAGCTTTTTACCAAATCAACCTGTAAAAAAATAG
- a CDS encoding YdbC family protein: MANIEYEIIEEIGVLSENARGWRKELNKISWNGRPPKYDIRDWSEDHEKMGKGITLTDEEAEVLKKLL; this comes from the coding sequence TTGGCAAATATTGAATACGAAATCATCGAAGAAATTGGGGTTTTATCCGAAAATGCGCGTGGCTGGCGAAAAGAATTAAACAAAATAAGCTGGAATGGACGCCCACCTAAATATGATATCCGCGACTGGTCAGAAGATCATGAAAAAATGGGTAAAGGTATTACATTAACTGATGAGGAAGCAGAAGTATTAAAAAAACTGTTATAG
- a CDS encoding glycoside hydrolase family 1 protein — translation MTYKFPENFWWGSAASGPQTEGAADVDGRKPSIWDHWYDIEPGRFFNDVGPTNTSNFYYQYKEDIALMKQTGHNSFRTSIQWSRLIPDGIGEVNPKAVDFYNRVIDEMLANNVEPFMNLYHFDMPMSMQENGGFESREVVDAYATFAKTCFELFGDRVKHWFTFNEPIVPVEAGYLYDMHYPNVVDFKRATQVAYHTTLAHALAVKEFHALEIPEGQIGIILNLTPSYPRSQNPADLKAAHIADLIFNRSFLDPVTKGEFPADLVEIIREHDALPEYTEEDLAIIKNNIIDILGVNYYQPRRVKAKEYAAHPDAPFMPEHLFDNYEMPYRKMNPYRGWEIFERAIYDIAINLRDNYDNIPFFISENGMGVEGESRYRNADGMIEDTYRIDFIKSHLKWLHKAIEEGSNCHGYHLWTFMDCWSWANAYKNRYGLVEVDLDNDFKRTVKASGHWYKELSENNGFED, via the coding sequence ATGACTTATAAATTTCCAGAGAATTTTTGGTGGGGAAGTGCTGCGTCAGGCCCACAAACAGAAGGTGCAGCGGATGTAGATGGCAGAAAACCAAGCATTTGGGATCATTGGTACGACATTGAACCAGGACGTTTCTTTAATGATGTAGGACCTACAAATACATCTAATTTTTACTATCAATATAAAGAAGATATCGCTCTAATGAAACAAACAGGGCACAATTCTTTCCGTACTTCGATTCAGTGGTCACGCCTTATTCCAGATGGTATTGGTGAAGTGAATCCCAAAGCCGTTGATTTTTATAACCGCGTCATCGATGAAATGCTTGCAAATAACGTCGAACCATTTATGAATTTATATCATTTTGATATGCCAATGTCGATGCAAGAAAATGGTGGTTTTGAAAGTCGTGAAGTAGTGGATGCGTATGCTACTTTTGCAAAAACTTGTTTTGAATTATTTGGTGATCGTGTGAAACATTGGTTTACTTTCAACGAGCCAATTGTTCCTGTTGAAGCTGGCTATTTATACGATATGCACTATCCGAATGTCGTTGATTTTAAACGTGCTACACAAGTTGCTTATCATACTACTTTGGCGCATGCCCTTGCAGTGAAGGAATTCCACGCACTTGAAATTCCAGAAGGCCAAATCGGAATTATCTTAAACTTAACACCGTCTTATCCTAGAAGCCAAAATCCTGCTGATCTAAAAGCAGCTCATATTGCTGATTTAATTTTCAACCGTAGTTTCCTTGATCCAGTAACAAAAGGAGAATTCCCGGCTGATTTAGTAGAAATTATCCGTGAACATGATGCGCTTCCTGAATATACCGAAGAAGATTTAGCAATCATTAAAAATAACATCATTGATATTCTTGGCGTTAATTACTACCAACCGCGCCGTGTGAAAGCAAAAGAATATGCAGCTCATCCAGATGCGCCATTTATGCCAGAACATCTTTTTGATAATTATGAAATGCCATATCGTAAAATGAATCCGTATCGTGGTTGGGAAATTTTTGAAAGAGCGATTTATGATATTGCGATTAATCTGCGCGACAACTATGATAATATTCCATTCTTTATTTCTGAAAACGGGATGGGTGTAGAAGGAGAAAGTCGTTACCGTAATGCGGATGGAATGATTGAAGATACGTACCGAATTGATTTTATTAAGAGTCATTTGAAATGGTTGCATAAAGCAATTGAAGAAGGTTCGAATTGTCATGGTTACCATCTTTGGACATTTATGGATTGCTGGAGTTGGGCAAATGCTTACAAAAACCGTTATGGCTTAGTGGAAGTTGATTTAGACAATGATTTCAAACGGACAGTAAAAGCATCCGGACATTGGTACAAAGAACTTTCAGAAAACAATGGTTTTGAAGACTAA